One Mycolicibacterium crocinum DNA window includes the following coding sequences:
- a CDS encoding TOBE domain-containing protein → MPMLRIREAAELLGVSDDTIRRWIDDGGLPTGSDQSGRKTVDGAALATYSRKTAAAAPKDPLSIASSARNRFAGLVTKVVADTVMAQVEMQCGPFTVVSLMSSEAVRELNLEPGSVAVAVVKATTVIVETSGQS, encoded by the coding sequence GTGCCGATGCTGCGGATCCGAGAGGCCGCCGAGTTACTCGGTGTCAGCGATGACACCATCCGACGCTGGATCGACGACGGCGGCCTGCCCACCGGCAGCGACCAGTCCGGTCGCAAGACCGTCGACGGAGCCGCGCTGGCCACCTACTCCCGCAAGACCGCCGCCGCTGCTCCCAAGGATCCGCTTTCGATCGCCAGCTCCGCCCGCAACCGGTTCGCCGGACTGGTCACCAAGGTGGTCGCCGACACCGTGATGGCTCAGGTGGAGATGCAGTGCGGGCCGTTCACCGTCGTCTCGCTGATGAGCAGCGAGGCCGTCCGCGAGCTGAACCTCGAACCGGGCAGCGTCGCGGTCGCCGTCGTCAAGGCCACCACGGTGATCGTCGAAACGTCAGGACAGTCGTGA